The segment ggtctttcgagctccttccagcagtcgatcgatctcgggggcagcactagtagcatgatggatttgagactttacggctctcacttctgccgcagtcttggtgatgtagtcgcgaagatcgcggatatccgatgtctcgtcagtggatttccgagcctgtcggcgcttactgcgagtgagctcggtttgcctttcggccagctcctcttgttcgttccaataggcgacttcttcttcttccgtcattggtttttcgaacggggagccttcccgagcggatcggcttctggtccttcttggatgtctgtcgacatcctcgtcggtgtcgttggagacatcgctaggatccaggtcaatgtgttcggcttcgttatcctccgagtcctttgcagggagcggaagactttcagagttccccttctcgatgggagacttctcgctggggttttgaccggaaggtcgttcccgcgcgactcctgctctatcgagtggggtggcgaaatcgagcctcttcccgcggattttggtggttccgcggggacggatagcttgggtccttgccgttaaggtttcaacatgtttggtcaaggtattcacgagcttatccagttcttccgaccttttttcataggtggcgaacatctttttaaactcctcgagagtcgcggcgttggccgcagatacgtccgctaccggagtgtggagatcggtgccgctgcctctgttaaggggagtttgcacgttatccgcgtcgttggttgacatgtctgactgtgtgtggcttttgcgggttagattgatctgtaaggccccctccttctagcgccaaactgtgggaaccgaaattcgcactgtcgatttccgtttaaataaggaaactaagaaaaccctagtttcccagaggacccggatatctgttaattaccacacgtcaagcaatcagaacacgagaataacaacgataaaaataagaaatcgaaaagagagcaaagtagatcttattccgaatctgcgtatgagcgttacaacaaggtataagcctgggctcgagagctgtcggcgagattcctagttctagcaaccttaggacggctaaacctaattgagtcgcagctcgaaataacaaaaaatggaaagttgcctaaatcgctctaagtgctaagtttactctgaaaaagttcttctttctgctcctcgcctaggactccttatatactagctccaaggtcggtttacgcttttactcttctgcccttaagccgtcatagcataaaaatggagatattccatttttcccgatcttcacaattatcttcaaaacttctgtatttatccgcggaaacttgacatttatccttcctcgtgggccaagcgagaaccatgctgtggttcacgggcttttggttaagaaaaatcgtaggatgggcctcgagtcgtgttttaggtccctttgggccgtcttccgactcgacacgtttactacgagttttctgcggtttctaatccgcgaagtttgatcgatgaattagaatagcgggaaacatggactgagcttgctacggtcttcgggagatagcattcgaaagtttgacgagaatgcaaggactggtgtcgtatcgatgttcggaaaggttcaatcgctacacagcgaccgaactttggctcgagcccggtcgctatgtagcgaccgagcgaaacgagtgctcggtcgctacgtagcgaccgagcttcggcttgagctcggtcgctacgtagcgaccgagcgggacgatcgctcggttgctacgtagcgatcgagcgggacgatcgctcggtcgctacgtagcgaccgagcgggacgatcgctcggtcgctacgtagcgaccgagctttggctcgagctcgagcttggctgagctcggtcgctacatagcgaccgagcgggacgatcactcggtcgctacgtagcgaccgagctttggcccgagctcggtcgctacgtagcgaccgagcgggacgatcgttcggtttgaatcccaaagaatacttcttcgtaaaaataacctcgtataggttatttttgcgaaaattacatcccttcttttactaactctttcggaaatacgatctctgaggattttcgggtggtaattccgtcgtaaccgtttttgaccccaacaaacgGCATGGCAAGATGATAGACGTGATCAGGTTGCTGAAAGTTCATTGTTACGGGTGGAAACACATGTTGTTGATGATGTGTCCGATTATGATATTACTCCGGTGAATCCTCCAGACGATGAATATGTATCAGATGGTGATGTAGAAGCAGACTGTGATTCAGACGATGGTTCAGAATagacaaaaatatattctaagagtgtaaaatatgttgtaaggttgaATGTATTAAGAAAACAAGTTGTGAGGATGAGAAATAAGTTATAAGATTGTAAAATATATGGTAAggatgaaaaataatttgtaaggttgtaaaatatattgtaaggatgaaaaataatttggtaggttgtataatatttttgtaagatTATGGAATATGTTGTTGAGATATGTTGTTGTTGTAGGAGGAGAGGTTGATGGGTAAGAGTTTTGGGGTTATAGTTTAGGGGTTAGAGGTTTGGTGTTTTGCGAAGTGATTTAAACAAGGCCACGCTAACTTCCGTGGCTACACAGTGGCTATGATAAATCCAATCGGTTTGGCTCCAATTTATTTGGTTTTGGCTCcacaattgttttttatttcgCGGTTGATATTAAACCAAAGCCACTGTAATTTCGTGGGCTTTTCGTGGCTATGACGAAATTTGGCAAAACCATTCGGTTTGGCtctaattttttggttttgccTCCAATTGTTTTACAATTCGCGGGTACTATTAAAACCGAGCCACGGTTTACTACGGTTTGATCGTGGCTATGCTGAAAAGGTTTTAATCCTTTCCCCTTTCTTCTAAAcacttagaaaaaaatatactcTCTCCCGAGTCGCCACCGACGAAAGCAAGTGTCCTCTCCGATTCGAAGACTCGTCGTCTCTGATTCCAAGCCGCGACGTCTCTCGTTCCAAGCCGCGACGTCTCTCGTTCCCTTCTACTCTCAAGGTAGCCCTCTATTTCTTCTTCGAGAATCGTCTCGATCTAGGGTTGTCGTCTCTGATTCAGTCTCTGTCACTTGAATGTTCTTGTTGCTGATTTAGGGTTTTTGTTTCTGATTCGATCTAAGGTAGCCCTCtgtttggtttttgtttctGATTTAGGGTTTCAGTTTTTTTCTGTTGTTACTGTCGATTTGTTTCTTAGGGTTTTGCTTTCTCTCGATTGTCTCTCTCTTAGAATTGTCTCTGTTTCTTAGAGTTTCAGTTTCTTTCGGCTTTGTCTCTGTCGATAGAGTTGTTCGATTAAGCGATTAAGGTTTGTTTCTGTGATAGAGTTGTTCGTTGTCTCTGATTCAGTCGCTGTCTCTTAATTTTGTTGGACACTCTTATGTGTCTTTATTGTTTCAATTTCTCTTTGTCTCTGTGGGTTTTTGATTAAACTTATACTTTCTTTAACTTTTTCTTCTGTTAACTGCAGATGGCCTCAAGAAGAGGACAAGGGACATCTCCTCCTATGCCTCCTGGTGCCACGGGAGTGGCTGCAACCGGACAAGCTTCATCCTCCCGTTCAAATAGCTATCCGCAAATGTCTCTCAATGCCATGTTCAATGCTCCTGCTAGGATATCCCAGCCACACCTCCATCCTGATAAGATCAATGGAGCGTTATGGTAAGCTTTCTCTCTTAGTGTTTAACTGTCATTAGATTGTTTAGGCTACTCTCTGATGTCTCTGATGTTTGTGGTCTTTTTAGGTTTTCTATTGACCCATCAGTGAATGCTTTCATCCGTGCAACATGGCAAGCATACTACATGGGACCTTGGAAGAGTTGGAGGTCTGTCCCTGACGAAAGGAGGGATTCATGGTGGCAGACGTTTGTGGTAAGTGATTTACCAACTTAAATTAACCTGTAAAATTATTCTTTGATAACACTAACTgtattgtgtttcaaaaaaaaaaaaaaaacactaactgtattgtttttcttttgtagcAAAATTTCTACTGGGAGCAACAGTTTAATGACTTGGTCTATGCTCTCTGGAAGAAGGAAACATGGACTTCGATTGGTGAATGGATTAGCACCAAGAAGAGGAAAAACAAGCAGCCAAAGTACATCAATGAGAATGACTGGACGACCCTTATGGAGTATTGGGCGACAGAACCAGCcaagaagaagagcaagaaaGCTGCTAAAAGCCGCAAGTCTGATCCTCTGGGTAAAGGGGTATACAAGCACAATGCAGGACCGGTTGGTTTTGCAAGAATTGAATACAACATGGTAATTTCCCTTGTCTTTATTTCTTACACTTTTgcctaaataattttttttccttttttttggcAGACTGTGGAGACTGGTGAACCTCCATCCTACACAGACCTTGTCAGGAGGACACACACGAAAAAGGATGGGACGTTTGTGGACTATCGTGCAGAAGAACTGGTAACTCAAGCTGAGATGGAAGCTACTCAGGTCTCTAACACTAACAGTGATGGATCACCTCAAAGTCCATCAGCAACCTCAGCTCCTTCTCGCATCTTGTTAAACCAAGCTTATCTGAAGGTATGTTTTCAGACTCTTGTCATGTGTTTTGGAGTTGGAGTTGCAATTATGATTTTTGCTGTCTGTTGAGTTGGAATTAGGAGTTTTGTTGTCTGTGGAGTTGGAATTAGGTGTTGTCTGAGTCTGGTTCCTCTATAGACTCATCTTGTTATATGTGGAGTTGTTTTTGACTGTATATGCTTTGTGTTTGCTCTCAGAATGCTAAAGGTAAGAGGGGGCATATCTACGGACTTGGCAGTGCCCAGTATAGGGAACATGCGCCATCTGCAAGAGTCCCTGCTTCTCTGGCCCGCAACTTGGAGCTGGAGTTGCGAGTGAGTGGACTAGAGACAAGCTTCCAAAGTGTGATTGATGATGTAAGTGCAGTGAAGGCTGATGTAGGTGCTGTGAAGGAGGATGTGGCAACAATGAAGGAGGACTTCGCAGCAACAAGGGCTGCAATCGCTGAGCTCATCCAATCACTTCGACCCCAAGCTAACCCTCAGCAACAACCCCCTTCGACTCAGGCTTAGAGGCATGTTTAGCATCTTTCTATCTAATCTTAAAACTCTCTTTTGGCTTTTAGATGCATGTGTAGCATCTTTTGATCTCTTATGTACTATCCTTTTGTTCTTAAGACTCAATGCACTTGTTTAATATCTAATCTTCTTATGTTTAGCTTTTGTAAACCAACTTTCTTATGATTATAATTTCATGTTTAATTTCAATTGTGTTTTATGGTTAAAATTagaaattgaaattgaaatagAAATTCAAATAGAAATTCAAATAGAAATTGAATTAGAaccagaattaaaaaaaaaacacggtTAACCTTAGCCACGACAAAGCCGTGGGTACATATAGCCACGATACTAACAAGAAAAATTCGTGGCTAAGATTTCCCACGAAAACATAGTGGCAAATTCGTGGCTAAGATTTCCCACGAAAATTCAGTAGCAAATTCGTGGCTAAGATTTCCCACGAAAACATAGTGGCAAATTCGTGGCTAAAATTTCCCACGAAAAGATAGTGGCAATCTTCGTGGCTAGACGTAGCCACGTTCCAGACAGGGTAGAACAGTGGTTATAAAAGCCACAAAACAATCGTGGTGAAACCGTGGCTAAT is part of the Brassica rapa cultivar Chiifu-401-42 chromosome A09, CAAS_Brap_v3.01, whole genome shotgun sequence genome and harbors:
- the LOC117128419 gene encoding uncharacterized protein LOC117128419, whose product is MASRRGQGTSPPMPPGATGVAATGQASSSRSNSYPQMSLNAMFNAPARISQPHLHPDKINGALWFSIDPSVNAFIRATWQAYYMGPWKSWRSVPDERRDSWWQTFVQNFYWEQQFNDLVYALWKKETWTSIGEWISTKKRKNKQPKYINENDWTTLMEYWATEPAKKKSKKAAKSRKSDPLGKGVYKHNAGPVGFARIEYNMTVETGEPPSYTDLVRRTHTKKDGTFVDYRAEELVTQAEMEATQVSNTNSDGSPQSPSATSAPSRILLNQAYLKNAKGKRGHIYGLGSAQYREHAPSARVPASLARNLELELRVSGLETSFQSVIDDVSAVKADVGAVKEDVATMKEDFAATRAAIAELIQSLRPQANPQQQPPSTQA